From the genome of Cololabis saira isolate AMF1-May2022 chromosome 1, fColSai1.1, whole genome shotgun sequence:
atgctcaagtatatttatatttataatcctgaggtataatattgcaatgaagtgctgtacTATTTTCATAAGGTAATAACAGGTATAattttttttgataaagtagTAAAGCAtgatgttatatttttttcttatttttattttcaagctaaatttaaataagataagataagataagataaacctttaatagtcccacagaggggaaatttgcagtttacagcagcaaaggggatagtgcaaaaacaagaggcatcaatagaaaagtaataacacagtaataataataacacactataaacactataaacagtaaaactggtatacaataataataagaagaaagataaataataagaaatactggtatataaaaagataacagactgatatttacagatggatatttacataattgcacattgcagtgagtgaaagatattgcacattatttcccttatagaaaaatagaaacaaggggtaggacctcatgagttttttttacttcctcctactccttttcgggcatgaaggtGTAATGCCCACAGTCCTGTGAAGGTCACGCTTCACCCTCTCCTGCTCTCTAGGAAACTCATAATAATGGCCTGTATTTTCGTGGGCGCGGCTTCGACTTCTCTTCTTTGATTGATTGACTCCATGCCCAGTAAAAGGGTTTGTCAGCAGGGAGTGGGCGGGGAGACGGGTGGGCGTTATTTCCCAGCTGAGTTTCGGGCAGTCGCAGCTCATTTCCGCTCCGCTGTGGtcgttttaataaaacacacttttttagGTGTTGACCATCGACGGCGGTCGTCATGTCCAACAACAATGCCAGCAGCAACTTAATTATGGCTCAGAGGGCCGTGAAGCAACTCAGGTTAGAGGCCAGTATCCGCAGGATCAAGGTACGACCAAAACAAACACGTACGACTTACTTTTTGAACGGcgaaaaacaaagttaaagaaataACTCGGAAGCAACTCCGTCTGTCATAGTTGAGGTTAAATCATATGTTAACAGAGTTACGCAATCCGCCTCCACTGGATGGTTTATATTGTTGGCAACAGTTTACTATTAGTTTGTTGTTTTggggaaaaacaaaagcatttcCAAGTGTCTGCGTAAAGTATGAGCCGAAATGTAAATAAAAGGCAAGCCTCCTCATGCTAATTAGAAATGTGAGTGAATTTATGTTTCAAGTGGTGCCACATTaagcttgaattatggttctgctttaaatcgacgcagagggttcggcgtagggtacgctgcgacgcgcaccgtaggctctgcattggtgtgacgcggaaccataaatcagcctttacttgGGCGCACACCCATCCCTGCCTTGGTCCGTTGCGTGCAAATgttatgcaaaaaaaacaacagccagTTATTCTGCGTAGGGAAATGAGATATTGGGTAGTGCCAGAGGTTGGAGAAAGCAGGACAACTACTACCCTGTGTTGATatgatgtgcaatatctgtcaatctgccagtctacctcacaacactccacctgcttttctgcactgtttcctaactttatatactgttcatTTCCTGTGGTTATACATAtttttatacgtatctttttgtattttttatatatttttttatttctgacttttcagtctttttacccctcccctacatgtgtgtgctaagtgtactgctgacaacaaaataagtttccccactgagggagaaaataaaggatatcttatcttatcttatcttaatgttTACATCTGTGTCCCTGCAGGTGTCCCAGGCGGCTGCTGACCTGAAGAACTTCTGTTTGCAAAATGCCTCCAAGGACCCTCTTCTGATGGGAGTGCCCTCCAGTGACAACCCCTTCAGACCCCCCAAGTCCTGCTCGCTTTTCTGAGGTAGGCAAAAGCCAACAAATGAATGTTATCGTTATAATCTGCTGGGTTTCCCCTTCAAAAAATACTCACAAAGCCTCATCACTGCCTGTTTACACAGGTGTCTGAAATCACCTATACCTGCCATATAGTGGCTTTTTGTAGTGCTTCCTAAATATGTTGTGAGAAGTGTGATACCATATAAAGTGCACTATATACCAGGAAATGGGcaggcaggggcgtcaattgggtatggcaaggtacggcagccgccacacctttgcttcaagggttaaatgtaaatgtttgtttttttaaatacatttatggaataactacaaatgcaaataagaacaacatgatcgatttcactagttattatacactgcaaaaactcaaaatcttaacaagaatatttgtcttatttcttgttaaaatgtctaatttttagtctcttttttttttaaatttcattacatttaagacaagactcaaaaacaaccattttcacctgtttcaagtagattttcacttaaaataagtagaaaaatctgccagtggaacaagattgttttgcttgtaatgagaagataaatcttgtcccactggcggatttttctacttatttcaagtgaaaatttacttgaaacaggtgaaaatggtcaaataacaagttatttttctggtaatgactcttgttttaagtgtaatgagatttttttactaaaaattagacattttaactagaaataagacaaatattcttggtaagatttagagtttttgcagtgagtgagactgcatttgaaaaagttccaattttcttgaccacacagataagctccatagcagacttctgtgatgagtatttgctggacatgttgattgatactctagttaagttctgtgactcataACCTTGCCATagcttagcttccactgaattgatgCCACTgtgggcaggtagcatctctgcagacccctcacacccaggacacagtctgtttgaactcctcccctctggacggcgctacagagctctgtacgccaaaacctccagacacaaggacagtttcttcccccaagctgttgctctgatgaactctcatcactcatagtctcagagaaatcaaccaataacaaccaaaaatgaatgaatgaatgaaaatatatttatttctttatatttatttatttctatttgtttttatataataataataataataataataataaccccaatcatatgctgtaacaatgcacctttcaataaccacgtctatctcatactgctgcacctttcactttaaaagaaattctatatatgttaataagagccatttgtctatttactgtacagcgAGCGAAattaaccgagtcaaattccctgtcttgtttgacctgacttgcccaataaacctgattatgATTATATAGTTGATCTCATCCTGGAAAATAATGTACAACTACTGTTCACTACATTCTTACTTTGCAACAGCAATGAGAGAATGAACAGCGCTCACAAAATGACACAAGTTGCGTTAGAAAGTCCACTAGCAGGGGTCGTTTAACGTGTCTCTAGTATCAGTGTTTAGAATGTTAGGAAACATCAAGGAGGTTAAAGGAAGTTGCTGCTTTGGGTTAGATAATTCACATGCAGGGTGGAATGTGGTGGTGACTGCCGTATCCCTAGAAGACTTCAAGTTTGAGTCTTCTCATTCGTCGCCACCATTAGCCTGTATCCAAATAAGGGTTACAAAAATGCAGCATGTttgcatttcttctttttcacttgtctttttatttcattggtGGTTAGAAAACAGAGAAAATTAGGCTGTCAGTCAATAAGTGATATGAATTATTGGTATGCTAGTTCAGTGGTTCATCAGTCCATCAGGGTCGACAATCAGATGTTTCCCCTGTTACAGTTCCAGCACCTTAGATGTTGCCCTACATGTCACGTAAGCCTGTCATGTAGTGAGTAGGGGGTGATTT
Proteins encoded in this window:
- the si:ch211-286b5.5 gene encoding guanine nucleotide-binding protein G(I)/G(S)/G(O) subunit gamma-5; this encodes MSNNNASSNLIMAQRAVKQLRLEASIRRIKVSQAAADLKNFCLQNASKDPLLMGVPSSDNPFRPPKSCSLF